The genomic segment CTTTGCGTTTATGAGCCATAATTATAAATTTTTGTATTTCTTTTTGTAATCTTGCTTGCATGCAAACACGCGCAAAATAAAAATTACATTTTCCTCCATGCTGAAAATAATTACATACGGGAATTTCTGAACATACATTTCCCGCGTGAACCTGTATTTATTCGGATAGGCAAGCGGATGGCGTTTTATATTATCAATAGAATCGAAAATCACATTGGCAAATCTGCCGCCAAGATTTTCCTGTTGTTTATTATACCATTCTTTTGCATGAACAATATCGCTGACGGCTTTGTCAGTAATTATTAAACGGTACATCACTTCTTTGCTTTGCCGTAAACTGCTGACTGTGCTTGTTCGAGAGAGTAATATTTCAGTTTTCCGGCTTTGTGCTCTGCCAATGTTTTATCTAATTCTTGTTTTTGCGCATCGGATAAAATGCTTTCTTCTCCCGAATGAAGTTTCAGCACTTTATACACCACTTCCAAAACATTCTCTTCTGCTTCATCAATGTATTGATGTACTTTTTTACGGATGGCTGTTGTTGTCATTGTAGTTTTATTTTAATACAAAGGTAAGAAATTATACTTGAAAATTATTTCTCTCCCGCACTAAGCAGGAGCCCTGCCTGCAGGCAGGCAGATTAGCGCGTACTGGGTCTTATGAATTCTGCTTTGCTGCTTGACGCAACAGTTCGTCAAGAACTGAAGTTGATTTATAATCTTCTATCTCCTTTCTAATAGATTTTTGACCAGAATTATATTTAACAATATCTCTAAGGATTGTCCACGAAACAACTCCCTTTTTTTTATATACAATACCAAGTAATAATCTATAAAATGCCTTATTGTTAATAAAGTATCTCTCTTCTTCTGCTTGAGAAATACTTATATTTTTCAGTAATTCATATTCATCTATAACAACATTATTAATAGAAGACGCATTATTTATATTTCTTAATGAAGCAAGAAGCTTAACATATTTCGCAATATCCATATCTTTAAATATGGTATTAAATATTTTTGTTTTAAATAGTTTTTTATAAATCCAAACTACTGTAGGATTATTAAAAAACTCCACAAATTCATCTCCAGAAACATCATGCTTAAACTTAAATGCTAAATTAATTTGCTTAACAATAAATTCAGGAACTTGACTTTGCTTAGGATGAGTAAGTTCTTTTATATGGATATCAATTACATTGTCGATTCTTTTTCTTTCATTCCTTGGAAGATATTTTGCTAGAGATTTTATTTCAGATTGCATTTCCATGACCGTTTCATCAATCAACGGAATAAGAATATTATTCTTTTGCTTGGAAGACAACTCTCTGTCCTTAAAAATAGGAATTAGGACCTCCTCTATGGTTTTATTAAATGGAGTAAATGAATCGGATAAATTATAATACAAAACAGAATCTACCTCTTTAATATTTCGCAATGATTCATCATATGATTCCCTTAGCATAGTAATTTTTTTTTCATCTATTTTTAAAAATCTTTTTCTAAGAACAGGCACACTCATCATAAGTTCATCAGATGGCTCATGGCTTCTAAAAAGTTTTTGAAGATGAGCTAGCTCCTTCCATATGTGCAATATATTAGCCGAGGCTATCCGGACTCTTTTATATAGCTCTTGCTTTCTATCATATTTTTTTCCTCGTATTGCCCATATAAAAGCAATGCACACCGCTATTATTGCACCTATATTAAATGCCCCAATAGTTTTTAGTATTGTTTCTGTTGTTGAAACTGAAGGTTCCATTATATTATTTAAAAAAGAATTACTGAGGATTTTCTGTTTTCCCGGCTTCAAGTAACAACTCCTTACTTCTTTCAAGAAGTAATTGTCGATTTGAAATCTCTTTGCCTTCAATAACAATTTGTTTTGTTAATGTATTTTTTGCAATAATATCCTCAACATTTTCAAGGATTCCTTTTTTAAGAATAGCTGACATTTCGGGCTCAATGAGTTTTTTATCCTCTGCTTCCTTTATCTTTCCTAAAACTGTTATCGTTTTCTCAACATCCTTTAGTGTCTGTCTATACTTGTAAGATTTATGAGCAGACACATATTCCCAAAATTGTTTTATTACTTGTGAAATAAGATTCGCAGCCTTAGATGGGAGTTTAATTACAATATTGACATCACTTCCACTATCTATCATTGCGACCTGAGGATATATATCAAATTTTTCATTTTCAATCTTATCATATAATAAATAAATAGTCTTTGTAAGTTTTTCTATGCTTGAAATTATTTCATTCAACTTAGACAATGACACAAGCCCATCGTCAATAACTTCTAAAATTAGATTGCCATTATTTTCTGCTAAATGAATGTCAAAGTTTTTGTTCGAATCAAAAATATCTTTTTCTCCAATCAATAGATTATCAACTAAACGAAAAGTTGACAAAAGAGACTTATGAAATGAATAGAAATCATTTAAACCAGTATGAGATAAGAATTGAGAACGATGATTTTGATTGGCTGGAATTGTAGAGATAAATGAAATAAGAGTAGAAAAATAATGTGTTTCATATATTTTCTCCGTTTCAAATTCCTTAAATACTTTCGCCTTGTCGACATCTGATATAGCTTTATCATACCCTCCCTTACTATCAACAATCATCATAAGCAGATTATTGCTAAGGATTTTATCTGTAGTAAGTAAATTAACTATTTGTCGACTTAATAAATTATTGATAATATCATTAAGATTATTCCTGAGCTCAAGTTTTTGCATTATAAGATTGTATTAAAAAATTAAACCCCGAACATTTCTATTCGGGCTTTCTGTTGTTAGAGTTTATTTCTTCTTATCATCTTTCACTTCTTCAAAGTCCACATCCGTCACAGCTTCATCTTTTTTTGCTTCGCCATTAGTTTGTCCGTTTGCATTCGGCTGTTCAGTGCCGCTGCCACTGCCACTTGTATTTTGCTGCTGCGCTTGCTGTGCTTTGTAAATTTCTTCACTCGCAGCATGCCATACTGTATTGAGTGCGGCAAGTGTGGTGTCAATCTTGGCAATGTCTTTTTCTTTGTGCGCGTCTTTGAGTTCGCTCAGGGCTTTTTGTATGGCTTCTTTTTTATCAGCGGGTATTTTATCTCCAAACTCTTTCAATTGTTTTTCTGTTTGAAAGATCATGGCATCGGCTGAGTTTATCTTGTCGGCTTCTTCTTTTGCTTTTTTGTCGCTCTCCGCGTTGGCTTCGGCTTCCTGTTTCATCTTTTTAATTTCGGCATCGCTCAGTCCGCTCTTTGCTTCGATGCGTATGTTCTGAGATTTTCCGGTGGCTTTGTCTTTTGCCGTTACGTGCAGCATTCCGTTTGCGTCAATGTCAAACGTTACTTCTATCTGCGGCACTCCGCGGGGTGCGGGCGGTATTCCATCGAGGATGAACCTGCCGAGTGTGCGGTTGTCTTTCGCCATGGGTCGTTCGCCCTGCAGAATATGAATCTCCACCGAGGGCTGGTTATCTGCCGCGGTAGAAAATGTTTCTGACTTCTTGCTGGGGATGGTTGTGTTTGCCTCGATCAGTTTTGTGCAAACATTTCCCATGGTCTCAATTCCGAGAGAGAGAGGAGTAACGTCTAACAGGAGCACATCCTTTACATCTCCTGTTAATACTCCGCCTTGAATCGCTGCGCCCACCGCTACCACTTCGTCCGGGTTCACGCCTTTGTGCGGTTCCCTTCCGAAGAAATCTTTCACTATCTGCTGAACTTTCGGCATACGGGTCATTCCGCCTACCAGAATCACTTCGTTAATATCTGTGACTGAAAGTCCGGCATCTTTAATTGCTTTTTTGCATGGCTCGAGTGCGCGCTTCAAAAGGTCATCGCACATCTGCTCGAACTTTGCCTGTGTGAGTTTTTTTACCAGGTGTTTTGGAACACCATCAACAGGCATGATGTATGGCAGATTAATTTCTGTTTCGCTGGAAGAAGAAAGCTCGATCTTGGCTTTCTCTGCCGCTTCTTTCAAACGCTGAAGCGCCATCGGGTCTTTGCGCAGATCAATGCCTTCGTCTTTTTTGAATTCATCAGCAAGGAAGTCAATTATTTTCTGGTCGAAGTCATCTCCGCCAAGGTGCGTATCTCCGTTAGTGGATTTCACTTCAAACACTCCGTCTCCTAATTCAAGCACGGAAATATCAAATGTTCCGCCTCCCAGATCGAACACGGCAATTTTGCTGTCTTTATTTTTTTTATCGAGACCGTATGCAAGCGCTGCCGCGGTTGGCTCGTTGATGATTCGCATTACTTTCAAGCCCGCAATCTCTCCGGCTTCTTTCGTTGCCTGTCTTTGCGAATCGTTGAAGTAAGCCGGAACGGTGATAACCGCTTCGGTAACTTCTCTTCCCAGATAATCTTCAGCGGTCTTCTTCATCTTCTGAAGAATGAGCGCTGAAATTTCCTGCGGAGAAAATTTGCGGTCGTCAATGACCACGCGCGGAACGCCACCGTCTCCTTTCACCACCGTGTAAGGCACATATTTCATTTCATTGGCAACCTCATCAAAGGTATGTCCCATGAAACGCTTGATGGAACCCACAGTGTGTTTTGGATTTGTCACAGCTTGCCGCTTCGCAGGGTCGCCCACTTTGCGCTCACCGTCTTTTACAAATGCTACAATCGAAGGAGTGGTTCTCTTTCCTTCGCTGTTCGGTATCACAACAGGGTCGCTTCCTTCCATCACGGATACGCAGGAGTTTGTTGTGCCGAGGTCAATTCCGATAATCTTTGCC from the Bacteroidota bacterium genome contains:
- a CDS encoding type II toxin-antitoxin system RelE/ParE family toxin; translated protein: MYRLIITDKAVSDIVHAKEWYNKQQENLGGRFANVIFDSIDNIKRHPLAYPNKYRFTREMYVQKFPYVIIFSMEENVIFILRVFACKQDYKKKYKNL
- a CDS encoding addiction module protein; protein product: MTTTAIRKKVHQYIDEAEENVLEVVYKVLKLHSGEESILSDAQKQELDKTLAEHKAGKLKYYSLEQAQSAVYGKAKK
- the dnaK gene encoding molecular chaperone DnaK, with protein sequence MAKIIGIDLGTTNSCVSVMEGSDPVVIPNSEGKRTTPSIVAFVKDGERKVGDPAKRQAVTNPKHTVGSIKRFMGHTFDEVANEMKYVPYTVVKGDGGVPRVVIDDRKFSPQEISALILQKMKKTAEDYLGREVTEAVITVPAYFNDSQRQATKEAGEIAGLKVMRIINEPTAAALAYGLDKKNKDSKIAVFDLGGGTFDISVLELGDGVFEVKSTNGDTHLGGDDFDQKIIDFLADEFKKDEGIDLRKDPMALQRLKEAAEKAKIELSSSSETEINLPYIMPVDGVPKHLVKKLTQAKFEQMCDDLLKRALEPCKKAIKDAGLSVTDINEVILVGGMTRMPKVQQIVKDFFGREPHKGVNPDEVVAVGAAIQGGVLTGDVKDVLLLDVTPLSLGIETMGNVCTKLIEANTTIPSKKSETFSTAADNQPSVEIHILQGERPMAKDNRTLGRFILDGIPPAPRGVPQIEVTFDIDANGMLHVTAKDKATGKSQNIRIEAKSGLSDAEIKKMKQEAEANAESDKKAKEEADKINSADAMIFQTEKQLKEFGDKIPADKKEAIQKALSELKDAHKEKDIAKIDTTLAALNTVWHAASEEIYKAQQAQQQNTSGSGSGTEQPNANGQTNGEAKKDEAVTDVDFEEVKDDKKK